The sequence AATTCACTTTTATAGATGACACATTTCGCGCCAGATTAATATCAATATTCAATGAGCTAGCAATTTACCTTAAAAAGAACATAAAATCGCCTATTTGACATTTTTACGAGGCCAAGGCGTGGTCAACAATAACGGCCAATCCCACAGGGTGTCTGCCGATGACGCCCTTAAAACAGGCAATGGAACAGGCCGTTCTGTTGAAAACAAAAACACCGGAGATGAACCCGTGGAATTCATCGCTGTTATCATAAGGGGTTAACGGGCCCAATCACAATACAGCCTTCTTTGCACCTTTTTTCAGGAAATACATATACATCACCGCCAGGGCAGACAAAACCCCTACCAAACCGCTCACGGCAAATCCCATAGAAGCCCCCCACACTTCGGTGAGCTTTCCCGCGTAAAGGCTGCCTACAGGGGTCACTCCGCCAAACACCAGTGCGTAAACGCTCATAACGCGGCCCCTAATGTGATCCTCAGAGTTGAGCTGCAATGTAGTATTAACAGAAGCCGTAAAGACAATAGAGCAAAAGCCCACAAGCAGCAGCGTAAAAGCTGCCCACCAGTAATTTTTCTCAAGGCTCAATACTATCTGAAAAACCGACATGCCCAGTGCTCCTCCCATAAGCACTTTTATCTTAGGGCCCATACGGCTTCTGGCCGCTAGAGTCAATGCTCCCATGAGAGAACCTATGCCCATTGATGTCATCAAAAAGCCGTACCCCATAGCGTTTTTGTGCAGGTCGTGTTTTGCAAAAACAGGTATTATCACATTGAAGTTCATGGCAAAAGTGCTTATCAAAGCCAGCAGTATCAAGGGAAGATATATTATGGGCTTGGACGATATGTATATAAGTCCTTCCTTTAAGTCTTTTAGCACACTGTGCTCTTTTTTCTCATACACCCTGTCGGGAACATCTATAAGCCATAAACCGGTCAAAACAGCGATAAAGCTTAAAGCATTGAGGTAAAAACACACGGCAATCCCTAAAACGCCTATGAGCACACCTGCAACAGCAGGTCCCAATATCCTGGCGAGATTGAATATAGACGAATTTAAGGCAATAGCGTTCATCAAATCTTCCCTCCCCACCAGCTCAATTATAAAAGATTGCCTGGTGGGGTTATCCAGTGTGTTGACAAAACCCAAAAGCAAAGCCAATACAAGCACGTGCCAATACCTTATCACGTCAAAATACGTAAGGGTCGCCAGCACCGCTGCAAGGATCATCAAACTGGATTGGGTAAAAAGGAGTACTTTTCGCTTAGGAAATCTATCCACAAGTGTTCCCACAAACAGAGATAAAAACATCATAGGCAAAAATTGCAGAGCATTTACTAGTCCCAGTTTAAACGCAGAGTTGGTTAGCTTGAGTACCAACCACGCCTGTCCGATGTTCTGCATCCACGTACCTATCAGCGATATGCACTGGCCTATCCAGAAAAGCCTAAAGTTTCTATGGGTAAGAGCAGGAAACGCGTCTTGTAGCCTTTTACTTAGACTTATCACCATTTTTATTCCCCCTCGTATAATATGATTTGTAATCAACCAAAAAGGTCGACCTTTAACAAGATTAATAAAGATCTTTGATATTTAAATATTGTTTCTTTAAA is a genomic window of Caldanaerobius fijiensis DSM 17918 containing:
- a CDS encoding MFS transporter, with product MSLSKRLQDAFPALTHRNFRLFWIGQCISLIGTWMQNIGQAWLVLKLTNSAFKLGLVNALQFLPMMFLSLFVGTLVDRFPKRKVLLFTQSSLMILAAVLATLTYFDVIRYWHVLVLALLLGFVNTLDNPTRQSFIIELVGREDLMNAIALNSSIFNLARILGPAVAGVLIGVLGIAVCFYLNALSFIAVLTGLWLIDVPDRVYEKKEHSVLKDLKEGLIYISSKPIIYLPLILLALISTFAMNFNVIIPVFAKHDLHKNAMGYGFLMTSMGIGSLMGALTLAARSRMGPKIKVLMGGALGMSVFQIVLSLEKNYWWAAFTLLLVGFCSIVFTASVNTTLQLNSEDHIRGRVMSVYALVFGGVTPVGSLYAGKLTEVWGASMGFAVSGLVGVLSALAVMYMYFLKKGAKKAVL
- a CDS encoding cupin domain-containing protein gives rise to the protein MVNNNGQSHRVSADDALKTGNGTGRSVENKNTGDEPVEFIAVIIRG